One Aphelocoma coerulescens isolate FSJ_1873_10779 chromosome 5, UR_Acoe_1.0, whole genome shotgun sequence DNA segment encodes these proteins:
- the ISM2 gene encoding isthmin-2 isoform X1, protein MPLIRGKVVLILGFVFLTTFLAAVRGLPVRGKQRSNSPKERSSRLAEVSASSSPRSAGDEELPPSGKARGLRRSGQAGPRRHRRRGVAQQPARSPALPQPSGAGQEESLPFMLDLQNLPGLANVDLSAQNPNIQVTIEVVDDPQAEMEMDLLKETSNDWSLTSSEWLSHKDLFWPLFWEYTDPAEGDEEEEDEEEEEEEEEDDNLDVGDREEEEDDDEEEDYTTEYEEEESMLSGVGGNWDQRWPGQKNWIFKEKYNYDYEDEEEWSPWSPCSITCGRGNQKRTRSCGYACTATESRTCDLTRCPGAEGEMVFPTEETPFKSDNTTELFNSEVDSCEKWLNCKSDFLTKYLSKVLTDLPSCPCSYPLEAVYSAVNLRDEQQGKSFRWRDASGPKERLDIYKPTARFCLRSMLSLDSTTLAAQHCCYDEHTRLITRGKGAGVPNLISTEFSPELHYKVDMLPWILCKGDWSRYHAIRPPNNGQRCADNPTEEEYLSQLQEAKEY, encoded by the exons atgCCTCTGATTAGAGGGAAAGTCGTGCTCATCCTCGGATTCGTCTTCCTGACAACTTTCCTGGCCGCGGTGAGAGGACTACCCGTGAGGGGGAAACAGCGCAGCAATAGCCCGAAGGAGAGGAGCTCCAGGCTGGCGGAG GTCTCGGCATCATCCAGCCCCCGTTCGGCAGGAGATGAGGAGCTGCCACCATCGGGCAAGGCGCGGGGGCTGAGGCGGAGTGGGCAGGCTGGCCCGCGGCGGCACAGGCGCAGAGGGGTGGCTCAGCAGCCTGCCaggagcccagcgctgccccagcccagtgGTGCTGGCCAGGAGGAGAGCCTGCCATTCATGCTGGACCTGCAGAACTTGCCAGGGCTGGCCAATGTGGACCTGAGTGCCCAGAACCCCAACATCCAG GTGACCATTGAAGTGGTGGATGATCCTCAGGCTGAGATGGAGATGGACTTGCTGAAGGAGACAAGCAATGACTGGTCTCTGACATCCTCTGAGTGGTTGTCTCACAAGGACCTGTTCTGGCCCCTCTTCTGGGAATACACTGACCCTGCTGAgggggacgaggaggaggaagatgaagaggaggaggaagaggaggaagaggatgacaACCTGGAtgtgggggacagggaggaagaagaggatgaTGATGAAGAGGAAGATTACACAACAGAGTATGAGGAGGAGGAGTCCATGCTCAGTGGAGTAGGAGGTAACTGGGACCAGCGATGGCCTGGGCAGAAGAACTggatctttaaagaaaaatacaattacG ACTATGAAGACGAGGAGGAGTGGAGCCCATGGTCCCCTTGCAGCATCACCTGTGGCCGTGGCAACCAGAAGAGGACCCGGTCCTGTGGCTATGCCTGCACAGCGACTGAGTCGAGGACCTGCGATCTGACACGCTGCCCTG gagcagaaggagaaatgGTCTTCCCCACAGAGGAGACACCTTTCAAGAGCGACAACACCACAGAGCTGTTCAACTCAG AGGTGGACAGCTGTGAGAAGTGGCTGAACTGCAAGAGCGACTTCCTCACCAAGTACTTGAGCAAGGTGCTGACGGACCTGCccagctgcccctgctcctACCCTCTGGAGGCCGTCTACAGTGCCGTCAACCTGCGGGATGAGCAGCAGGGCAAGAGCTTCCGATGGCGGGATGCCAGCGGCCCCAAGGAGCGCCTGGACATCTACAAGCCGACGGCACGCTTCTGCCTGCGCTCCATGCTCTCCCTTGACAGCACCACCCTggctgcccagcactgctgctatGATGAGCACACCCGCCTCATCACCCGTGGCAAGGGGGCCGGTGTCCCCAACCTCATCAGCACCGAGTTCTCCCCGGAGCTGCACTACAAGGTGGACATGCTGCCCTGGATCCTCTGCAAGGGCGACTGGAGCCGGTATCACGCCATCCGGCCCCCCAACAATGGGCAACGGTGTGCTGACAACCCCACCGAGGAGGAGTacctctcccagctgcaggaggCCAAGGAGTACTAG
- the ISM2 gene encoding isthmin-2 isoform X2, with protein sequence MHKLQQCFAARGVLSKVSASSSPRSAGDEELPPSGKARGLRRSGQAGPRRHRRRGVAQQPARSPALPQPSGAGQEESLPFMLDLQNLPGLANVDLSAQNPNIQVTIEVVDDPQAEMEMDLLKETSNDWSLTSSEWLSHKDLFWPLFWEYTDPAEGDEEEEDEEEEEEEEEDDNLDVGDREEEEDDDEEEDYTTEYEEEESMLSGVGGNWDQRWPGQKNWIFKEKYNYDYEDEEEWSPWSPCSITCGRGNQKRTRSCGYACTATESRTCDLTRCPGAEGEMVFPTEETPFKSDNTTELFNSEVDSCEKWLNCKSDFLTKYLSKVLTDLPSCPCSYPLEAVYSAVNLRDEQQGKSFRWRDASGPKERLDIYKPTARFCLRSMLSLDSTTLAAQHCCYDEHTRLITRGKGAGVPNLISTEFSPELHYKVDMLPWILCKGDWSRYHAIRPPNNGQRCADNPTEEEYLSQLQEAKEY encoded by the exons ATGCACAAGCTCCAGCAGTGCTTTGCTGCCAGAGGAGTTCTCTCAAAG GTCTCGGCATCATCCAGCCCCCGTTCGGCAGGAGATGAGGAGCTGCCACCATCGGGCAAGGCGCGGGGGCTGAGGCGGAGTGGGCAGGCTGGCCCGCGGCGGCACAGGCGCAGAGGGGTGGCTCAGCAGCCTGCCaggagcccagcgctgccccagcccagtgGTGCTGGCCAGGAGGAGAGCCTGCCATTCATGCTGGACCTGCAGAACTTGCCAGGGCTGGCCAATGTGGACCTGAGTGCCCAGAACCCCAACATCCAG GTGACCATTGAAGTGGTGGATGATCCTCAGGCTGAGATGGAGATGGACTTGCTGAAGGAGACAAGCAATGACTGGTCTCTGACATCCTCTGAGTGGTTGTCTCACAAGGACCTGTTCTGGCCCCTCTTCTGGGAATACACTGACCCTGCTGAgggggacgaggaggaggaagatgaagaggaggaggaagaggaggaagaggatgacaACCTGGAtgtgggggacagggaggaagaagaggatgaTGATGAAGAGGAAGATTACACAACAGAGTATGAGGAGGAGGAGTCCATGCTCAGTGGAGTAGGAGGTAACTGGGACCAGCGATGGCCTGGGCAGAAGAACTggatctttaaagaaaaatacaattacG ACTATGAAGACGAGGAGGAGTGGAGCCCATGGTCCCCTTGCAGCATCACCTGTGGCCGTGGCAACCAGAAGAGGACCCGGTCCTGTGGCTATGCCTGCACAGCGACTGAGTCGAGGACCTGCGATCTGACACGCTGCCCTG gagcagaaggagaaatgGTCTTCCCCACAGAGGAGACACCTTTCAAGAGCGACAACACCACAGAGCTGTTCAACTCAG AGGTGGACAGCTGTGAGAAGTGGCTGAACTGCAAGAGCGACTTCCTCACCAAGTACTTGAGCAAGGTGCTGACGGACCTGCccagctgcccctgctcctACCCTCTGGAGGCCGTCTACAGTGCCGTCAACCTGCGGGATGAGCAGCAGGGCAAGAGCTTCCGATGGCGGGATGCCAGCGGCCCCAAGGAGCGCCTGGACATCTACAAGCCGACGGCACGCTTCTGCCTGCGCTCCATGCTCTCCCTTGACAGCACCACCCTggctgcccagcactgctgctatGATGAGCACACCCGCCTCATCACCCGTGGCAAGGGGGCCGGTGTCCCCAACCTCATCAGCACCGAGTTCTCCCCGGAGCTGCACTACAAGGTGGACATGCTGCCCTGGATCCTCTGCAAGGGCGACTGGAGCCGGTATCACGCCATCCGGCCCCCCAACAATGGGCAACGGTGTGCTGACAACCCCACCGAGGAGGAGTacctctcccagctgcaggaggCCAAGGAGTACTAG